One stretch of Prunus persica cultivar Lovell chromosome G1, Prunus_persica_NCBIv2, whole genome shotgun sequence DNA includes these proteins:
- the LOC18791436 gene encoding villin-4: MAVSMRDLDPAFTGAGQKAGLEIWRIENFRPAPVPKSSYGNFFMGDSYVILKTTASKSGALRHDIHYWLGKDTSQDEAGTAAVKTVELDAALGGRAVQYREVQGHETAKFLSNFKPCIIPQEGGVASGFKRAEAEEHKTRLFVCKGKHVVHVKEVPFARSSLSHDDIFILDTQSKIFQFNGSNSSIQERAKALEVLQYIKDTYHDGKCEIASIEDGKLMADAESGEFWGLFGGFAPLPRKTATNEDKCFDSYPTKLLCVEKGKAEPVEADSLMRDLLDTNKCYLLDCGLEMFVWMGRNTSLDERRSASGAAEELVRGPDRSKCHIIRVIEGFETVMFRSKFDSWPQTTDVAVSEDGRGKVAALLKRQGVDVKGLLKADPVKEEPQPYIDCTGNLQVWRVNGQEKILLPPSDQSKFYSGDCYIFHYSYPGEDKEEHLIGTWFGKQSVEEERASAISLASKVVESLKFLAAQARIYEGSEPIQFYSIFQSIIVLKGGLSDGYKNYVAEKQVPDETYQEDGVALFRVQGTGPDNMQAIQVDAVASSLNSSYCYILHSGSTVFTWSGGLANSDDQELVERQLDLIKPNLQSKTQKENVESEQFWDLLGGKSEYPSQKIVRSAESDPRLFSCTFSNGNLKVVEIYNFTQDDLMTEDIFILDCHSDIFVWVGQQVNSKDRMHALTIGEKFIEHDFLMEKLSREASIYIVMEGSEPPFFTRFFSWDSAKSSMHGNSFQRKLTILKNGGTPTLNKPKRRAPVSYGGRSSVPEKSQRSRSMSFSPDRVRVRGRSPAFNALAATFENANARNLSTPPPMVRKLYPKSVTPDSSKLASKSSAIASLTAGFEKPGPARESNIPRSPKMNSGAPKPKPETNNKENSMTTRLETLTIEEDVKEGEAEDEGLPVYPYEHLKTTSSDPITDIDVTKREIYLSSEEFRENFGMAKDAFYKLPKWKQNKLKMALYLF, translated from the exons atggctGTTTCCATGAGAGATTTGGATCCAGCTTTCACGGGAGCTGGACAAAAGGC TGGACTTGAAATATGGCGCATTGAAAACTTTCGTCCTGCTCCTGTCCCAAAGTCCTCttatggaaatttttttatgggaGACTCTTATGTGATCCTGAAA ACAACAGCCTCAAAAAGTGGTGCTTTGCGGCATGATATCCATTATTGGCTTGGGAAAGATACTTCTCAG GATGAAGCTGGAACTGCAGCCGTCAAGACAGTTGAATTAGATGCAGCTCTTGGAGGACGTGCTGTCCAGTATCGCGAAGTACAGGGTCATGAAACTGCAAAGTTCCTATCTAATTTCAAACCATGTATCATACCTCAAGAAGGTGGAGTTGCATCTGGGTTCAAACGTGCTGAGGCTGAAGAACACAAGACACGGTTGTTTGTGTGCAAAGGAAAGCATGTTGTCCATGTCAAAGAG GTTCCTTTTGCTCGATCTTCACTCAGCCACGATGACATTTTTATTCTGGATACCCAGTctaaaatatttcaatttaatggTTCCAACTCATCCATTCAAGAAAGAGCTAAGGCGTTAGAAGTTCTCCAGTACATTAAAGACACATATCATGATGGGAAATGTGAGATAGCTTCCATTG AGGATGGGAAGTTGATGGCTGATGCTGAAAGTGGAGAATTTTGGGGTTTATTTGGTGGCTTTGCTCCACTTCCAAGGAAAACAGCCACCAATGAAGATAAATGTTTTGATTCTTATCCTACCAAGCTGCTTTG CGTTGAGAAGGGGAAGGCAGAACCAGTTGAGGCTGATTCTTTGATGAGGGATTTGCTGGACACAAATAAGTGCTATCTTCTAGATTGTGGGTTGGAAATGTTTGTTTGGATGGGGAGAAATACATCTCTTGATGAAAGGCGGAGTGCAAGTGGAGCTGCAGAA GAGTTAGTCCGCGGTCCTGATCGATCGAAATGCCACATAATTCGTGTAATTGAGGGCTTTGAGACAGTAATGTTTAGGTCAAAATTCGATTCATGGCCTCAAACAACTGATGTAGCTGTGTCAGAGGATGGTAGGGGCAAGGTTGCGG CACTCCTCAAGCGTCAAGGGGTTGATGTGAAGGGTCTATTGAAAGCTGATCCCGTAAAAGAAGAACCTCAACCATACATTGATTGCACGGGAAATCTGCAG GTTTGGCGTGTGAATGGGCAGGAAAAGATTCTACTTCCACCTTCTGATCAATCAAAATTTTACAGTGGAGATTGCTATATTTTCCATTATTCATATCCAGGAGAGGATAAAGAGGAGCATCTTATAGGAACATGGTTTGGAAAGCAGAGTGTTGAG GAAGAAAGAGCGTCAGCTATTTCCCTAGCCAGCAAGGTGGTTGAGTCATTGAAGTTTCTAGCTGCCCAG GCTCGTATCTATGAAGGCAGTGAACCAATTCAGTTCTATTCAATCTTCCAAAGCATAATTGTATTGAAG GGTGGTCTAAGTGATGGATACAAAAATTATGTTGCGGAGAAGCAAGTTCCAGACGAGACATATCAAGAAGATGGTGTGGCATTATTTCGTGTCCAGGGAACTGGGCCAGATAATATGCAAGCAATACAAGTTGATGCA GTTGCATCATCTTTGAATTCCTCCTACTGCTATATATTACATAGTGGCTCAACTGTCTTTACGTGGTCTGGAGGCCTCGCAAACTCGGATGACCAGGAACTTGTTGAGAGGCAGCTCGATCTGATAAAG CCAAATCTTCAGTCGAAAACACAAAAGGAGAATGTTGAGTCTGAACAGTTTTGGGATCTGTTAGGAGGAAAATCTGAGTATCCAAGCCAAAAGATTGTAAGATCTGCAGAAAGTGACCCTCGCCTATTTTCCTGCACCTTCTCAAATG GCAATTTGAAG GTAGTGGAGATATACAACTTCACCCAGGACGATTTGATGACTGAAGATATATTCATCTTGGATTGTCACTCAGACATCTTTGTTTGGGTCGGCCAACAGGTCAACTCCAAGGATAGGATGCATGCTTTAACTATTGGGGAG AAATTTATCGAACATGATTTTCTTATGGAAAAATTATCTCGTGAAGCTTCGATATATATTGTCATGGAAGGAAGTGAGCCACCTTTCTTCACGCGCTTCTTCAGTTGGGACTCTGCAAAATCTTCT ATGCATGGGAACTCATTCCAAAGGAAACTTACTATTCTGAAAAACGGGGGTACTCCAACTTTAAAT AAACCGAAACGGAGAGCACCTGTATCTTATGGTGGAAGGTCTAGTGTGCCAGAAAAATCACAGCGTTCCAGAAGCATGTCTTTTAGCCCTGATCGAGTTCGTGTGAGGGGCAGATCTCCAGCCTTCAATGCATTGGCTGCTACTTTTGAGAATGCTAATGCCAGGAACCTTTCAACTCCACCACCAATGGTCAGAAAGTTATACCCCAAATCTGTGACCCCAGATTCATCAAAATTGGCTTCAAAATCATCAGCTATAGCATCACTCACTGCTGGCTTTGAAAAACCAGGACCAGCAAGAGAATCCAATATACCAAGATCGCCTAAAA TGAACTCAGGGGCCCCCAAACCAAAACCTGAGACGAATAACAAGGAGAATTCTATGACCACTAGACTAGAAACCCTCACCATAGAGGAAGATGTGAAGGAGGGTGAAGCAGAAGATGAGGGTCTCCCAGTATACCCATATGAACACCTTAAAACAACATCATCAGATCCTATTACAGATATTGATGTGACGAAGCGAGAG ATTTACTTGTCATCAGAGGAGTTCAGGGAGAATTTCGGAATGGCAAAGGATGCTTTTTATAAGTTGCCAAAGTGGAAACAGAACAAGCTTAAAATGGCCCTTTACTTGTTTTGA